From Malaclemys terrapin pileata isolate rMalTer1 chromosome 15, rMalTer1.hap1, whole genome shotgun sequence:
TTGTGCTTCTGCAGCGCCATGAAGGCAGGTTATCCACATAGGTAAGGTTTTATAGGTTTCTTACTCTGAACTTCTTGTTGAGACAGCACTCGCAGCTCCTGGGGCTGCAGACGAAGTGCCTCGCTCATACCTACCTACCCGTTGGGTCTTTGTGAGTggaattaatgtttgtacagcccctggcaGATGGAAATTGCCTGAGATTCCAATTCTTAACCCCCCAATCTTATATCActgtagctctgttgacttctgtggagttattcctgatttctgggagagcaggatcaggccctgaggaaTTAGAATCAGGGTGGTGAGCCCCAAAGGACCAGTCTTCAGCTGGAGGAATAGTGCCTGGGATATGGGCTTCAGCATAGAATGGGGGAATACCGAGAGGTAAGGGGGATCTCAATGTGAGTTCAAAACTAGATAGCAGAAACTCAACATCAGGGTAGTTTATCTTCTAGTGGGAATGTCTTAGATGTCAGCCTGACAAACAAATCTTCTCTGCCTTACTGTCTATAATCTGCTCCATCAGAGAACGAGTAGAtacttgggaggaagaggagagaaccTGGATAAATACATAATAGCCCAGATCCTTGGTCTTTGTTTAAATTTGTTGTCTCTCTTTCTCCACCAGTAGCAGGTGAAGCTTTTTTAGGTCTTCCTGTGCATATGGGCTGACACTGATAAAATGGAGGGACATCGTTGTAGTGTCTGTCAttctgtgtccccctcccccagtgcttgGTCTACATTCTGTCATCCACTCTGTCTTCTAGAAGGCCAGTGTTTGTGACTTCCTTTCCAGGGCACGAATATGTGGGCAGCTCCTTCTCTGATGGGGTTAAGCAATGTCCTATTTCTCTAAGGTCCTGTCTCCTGGTGCAGGGATTTCCATGGGCCGGAAGGGGAGCTGTCAATGGTTCCTTTCTAGTTCAGTATGAGAGCCACTTCTCTATTGCAATCTGCAGAAATATTAATGCAATAACCATGCAGCACCTTTTCACGCATCACAAGAGAAGTGTTCaaggagatttttatttttataaagaaatcctctacagaaagattttaaaataggaaatgtATAACTGCAGAATAGATTCATATATTGCACTGGACCCAGTGTGGACTTTATGGGTGGATTTTAGGGCAGGACTGAATGTTGGACCTCAAACAGTGATCCTACTATCCTATACGGTCCAGCTCCTAATGCAACCAGTGAATAGAGTGCTTGGTATGTCACTACTTTTGCTTTGATGGACCAGTGTCTCCAGGCATTTGAACATTGGCTGCCTCATGCTTCTTCATCCTAAGAACATATACCAGTTGGGCTCCTGCCAGTTAAAGGCATTTACTCAGGATAATGGGCTGGCCAGAATGGGCTTCAGGGCCTTTTACCCAGCCCTGGCCACTATTTATTTACCAAGGATGATCCTAACTTTGCCTTTCTTTTCCCTTAACGCAGCAGTGTCCACAGGACTAAATCTCTGCCTGAAGCTGCTGGAACGGTGCTCCATAATAGTGCTTGTTGAACAGACAAGCAATTCACGTATGAATTGGCCACTTTTTTTCTACCCTTTCCCCAAATCTGTTAAGAGCTTGTGTGTCTGCGATTCTAGTACCCTCCAGGTCTGTTTGGATAATCTCCTACCCAAGGCACATTCCAAGGTTTCCTGCTCCGTATGATGTTGTACTACCACCATTGAACGTATTTTTGAAGAGAATTCTAAGAAGTTGCCAGAGAAGGCAGGGTGGATTGTATATCCTTTCTATGAAACTTAagtacaggagagagagagagagtgtgtgtgtgtgtgtgtgtaaaagtgtAAGACGGTGATggatgcatccgaaaaagtgggtattcacccatgaaagctcatgctccaatacgtctgttagtctataaggtgccacaggactctctgctgcttttacagtgaTGGATGTTCACCTTTTTAGATAACATAAGTCCTGATTGGCTCACAGAATAAACCAGACTTTTCAAATGTGTGGTCAATTTATTTACAGTCACTGCTCACCAGGTTAGGCTAAATTTGTGTAAAATATCAACATGTAGATCATTAAATAAGACTGCCTCCATTCTTGTACCTTTAAACATAAGTAAAGGGAAATCTAGTTTAGTCTCTCAAGCACCCATCAGACTTCTGCATTGTACTATAACAGACTCAGATAACTGGGAGTCTTCTGTCATTTGCATTAGTGTATTGCCAAATTAAGCTAAGATGATATAAGTGAGGGTTGACCCAATGAAAAGGCTTCTGTAATAGGGTCTTCCAGCTGTTTGACtagatttagttaaaccagtacaactTTTCTAATACAGACAAAATCTCAGATACTGTATCAATTTACATGGACATTTTGAAGATTTTCTTTATAACCAGTGGGGCTATAACcaattgaaaagaaaagaaaaaaaaagcttggaGTGTGCAGCAAAGTTCACAGCCACAGAACTGTGCAATAGACTAGGCCCCAGTAACAAGCCTTTTAACCAGTTTCACTTTTTGGTTTTCATGCATTATCCTACTGTACAGCTCCTAGGTTTAGGCTTCAAACACTCCAGCAAAACAAGTGTTTTCATTCATGTATTAGTTCATTGAAATCATTTATATtcatattacattttttaaatttaattttgatgCTAAGATACTGTGCCCATCCCCTGTGTCAGTAGCAAGCACCCTCTCTTCTCTACTTTCCTCTAATTAAATAAAAGACATGGAAAGGCAGTGATATACACTTTCACATCACAAGACTTGTTTGGACAAGTGTTCCTGATGGTTTATTAAATTGCAGTACGATGACACATTTATGAACAGTTCAATGCAGCTAAAGAATTCACAGGGACAATTGTGCTTTCTGCAAATGATTGTTCAACCACTTCTGCATGTTGTGAAAGTATCAGATAAAATGTAGCTTAGAACACGTGATGATGCTCCACTGACAGCTGATAAGTCCATTGACCTGAATAGGAAAGATTGGGTTGTCCGGAGTTGGGAAATGCAGTAATCAGTGTCCTCCTTTCTGTACAATCTGAGCAAAGCGATTAGTGATGGATAACGTGGTATCAATGAATCTGTCCACACAGCTGGCTAGACAGCCTTCTGTTCTGGAGTCCAACTTTGAGCCAGGTTTGTCCACACATTTGTCCCAGCAAACGTCCATGAAGTTATGAACCTAGATGTGAACAGGAAACATGTTAGTTACATACTACTATTTAATcaaatattttacagatggggaagctaaaATATGAGAGGGGTACAACGATCACTTGTCTAGGAGTCCTGCCAGAACACCATCCTTTCCCCTTGTGCCTTATCCTCACCCTCGGAACTGAGAAGTTCAGTCACTGTGGCTGTGTACTTGGTCCTTCTGCTGACACGCAGAAAGGGGTCCATTAATGCCAAAGACTGTGTGATTTCTATGCTGTATGCATCTACTTATTAGGGACTGAACCAAGTCACTGTCtcacattgcccccccccccttcatctcCCAAAACGAGTGTCAAGGGATAGGTACAGGGGGCTGCCTTGCTCTCTCTGGGAGGGTTACAAGCAGGGCTTAATCTGTAACGAAAGAGTTGCAGCGACTCAAGCCATTTTTTTACATTCTAACGGATGgcgcaagcccagaggtgccagcaCCGGGGATAAGTATctagggggagaggagccccttggggcagggggtggcaaTGGGGGTCCCAGTGCCTGAGGCTCTGGACCCCGTTGGGGCTCCACGAGGCGTGTgcagggcgggctgggggctggggctgcccatCGCGGGCCTGGGAGGACGGTACCTGGGCGGTGAACTGCGCCCGCTGCTGCTCAGCGGCCACCAGCCGCTGCAGCTCGGAGACCGCGGGGTCCCGGCCCCCGTCCGGGCCGCCGAGCTCCGCCATGGGACAGGCGAGTGCGGCCGCGGTGACCTTCCCCGGCGGAACCGGAAGTGAAGGGGCCCGTCCCTCGCGCACGGGGCCAACCCGGCTCCAGCCGCGGGTCTGTTTCCGCTTCCGGGGGCCCTGGTGCCCTTGGGGCCGTGAGGGCGGGGGAAGGTCAGACGGCAAGATGGCGGCGCTGCTGGTGCGCGGGGGCCTGTGGCGGCCCCGaggcggggggctgggtgagtgtCGGGGGCGCGGGGGGCTCAGCCCGGCCCCTCCATGGGGCTGCCCTGGGCCAGGGCCGcggggtctgttcccagctccgGCGGTGACTCGCGGTGGGGGCCTCGGCAAGGGTGATGCGGGACAACGATAGTGACGACTCCCTTTGCggccaggggcggggggcagacaCCCGCCTGCCTGGGTCTGGGGGGGCCCCCTTCgcggtctccccctcccccccagcttctGCCTCCCCACTGACCCCCGTGACTCGCGCTGATCAGAGCCGCCTCCCCCTTGCAGGCTGGCTGTGGGCTGTGGGCGGCTGTTGCTTTTTTCCAGTCTCCCCCGCGGCTGTTTATATGGCTTGTTACCCCAAGGCGGTAAGGTGGGTTGGAGCctcttgtgctgggtgctgtacaaacgcagagccagggatgctccctgccccagagagtttacatcctctaaaccagtggttctcagccaggggtacgcagaggtcttccagggcaTACCTCAACTCCTCTAGATACCCCTCTACCCCAATGTAACGCTCTCCTCGGGAGCCAAacatcttaccgcattataggtgaaaccgcattatatcaaacttgctgtgatccgccggagtgtgcagcccgcCCCACTTCGTccccccgaagcactgctttaccgctttatatccaaattcgtgttctatcggggtagaggtgtatttgcctagttttacaacagggctacataaaaagcactagaaaagtcagtacaaactaaaatttcagataATGTACAGATAAAAATacagataatgacttgtttacactgctctatataccatacactgaaatgttagtacaatatttatattccaattaatttatttgataaaaatgagaacataagcaaGTTGtcgtagtgtgctgtgacacttttgtatttttatgtctgattttgggggagggataactcagtggtttgtgctttggcttgctaaacccagggttgctagttcaatccttgagggggccgcttagggatctggggcaaaattagtacttggtcctgctagtgaaagcagggggctggactcgatgacctttcagggtcccttccagctctaggagataggtccatctccatatattattattattattaagatggtgaaacaagacaaatcagactccagaagggcatacagtagtctggaaaggttgagagcaacTGCTCTAAGCTATCTGTTAGTTCACCCTTTGTCAATTGTACTTGGGTGGCACTCCACCTGCCTGTGTGAGCTTTAGAGAGGTAGTAAAATAAAACTCATTTGAGGGCCCTTTGTGAAAGGTATAGCACTATTACTACTTAACTATAGATGTGCAGAATATTTTATTATGTGTCAGCTATGCCAAGCCATTGAATGAGTCAATGCCACAAAGATCTGGCAGCTCAAAGGTGCAAACAAGCATCAGAAAGAACACACCAGACCTACTTTGAAAATCAGATCTTTGAAAATACTGTAGTCCCCCAGAACAGCTTATTGAGCAGGTCTTTTCTAATGTAGCCTGTTTAGCTCATGAAATGAAGGCAAGATTTCTGTAATGCTCACAACATAgctgcaaagtttgtcatgccaGAGTTGGTGGCTAATGTTCTTGTCTCAGATTCCTTGAAGCACTGTTTTGGGTGCAGCTTGCCTCACTCTTGGAGGCATGGGGCTTTGGATATTAAATCCTTGGTAGGGA
This genomic window contains:
- the TIMM8B gene encoding mitochondrial import inner membrane translocase subunit Tim8 B; its protein translation is MAELGGPDGGRDPAVSELQRLVAAEQQRAQFTAQVHNFMDVCWDKCVDKPGSKLDSRTEGCLASCVDRFIDTTLSITNRFAQIVQKGGH